Proteins encoded within one genomic window of Streptomyces taklimakanensis:
- a CDS encoding extracellular solute-binding protein: MGRARKLFGRKAVAAASAAALALVAGCSGGDGGSNGKSKDGKTVVTMGLFGVMGIKETGLIERYMEENPDVRVEVEVAGDEQTYYTALQTRLAAGSGLKDIQGIEVARAKELVDTRADRFADLSDAGDTGHFLPWKLSQVTTGDGKIIGLGTDIGPMAVCYRKDMFEKAGLPTDREEVAKLWEGDWSQYVEVGKEFKSGFGDDGVAYMDAASGLFNAMIYGHSQQFYDKDGELIHQDNPVVKDAWNLAVEAAQDGLTAKLRQFQPGWDPGLANSSFATAVCPAWMLAHISEKAGPANKGKWDVAKAPKGANWGGSFLGVMENSPVKEEAKKLVAWLTAPEQQEHIFKEIGNFPSSEEALESDTVTGATSEYFGDAPIGEIFGAAAKEIPDEQVLGPKDGTIKDTFSQGLQLVEQGKSPEEAWNTTDERIRKAVD, encoded by the coding sequence ATGGGCAGAGCCCGCAAGCTGTTCGGTAGGAAGGCGGTGGCCGCCGCCTCGGCCGCCGCGCTCGCACTCGTCGCGGGTTGCTCGGGAGGCGACGGCGGAAGCAACGGGAAGTCGAAGGACGGCAAGACCGTCGTCACCATGGGCCTGTTCGGCGTGATGGGGATCAAGGAGACCGGCCTCATCGAGCGGTACATGGAGGAGAACCCGGACGTCCGCGTCGAGGTCGAGGTCGCCGGCGACGAGCAGACGTACTACACGGCCCTGCAGACCCGGCTGGCGGCCGGCAGCGGCCTCAAGGACATCCAGGGCATCGAGGTCGCCCGCGCCAAGGAGCTCGTCGACACCCGGGCGGACCGGTTCGCGGACCTCTCCGACGCGGGCGACACCGGCCACTTCCTGCCGTGGAAGCTGAGCCAGGTCACCACCGGCGACGGCAAGATCATCGGGCTCGGCACCGACATCGGCCCGATGGCGGTCTGCTACCGCAAGGACATGTTCGAGAAGGCGGGCCTGCCCACGGACCGCGAGGAGGTCGCCAAGCTCTGGGAGGGCGACTGGTCCCAGTACGTCGAGGTGGGCAAGGAGTTCAAGTCCGGCTTCGGGGACGACGGCGTCGCCTACATGGACGCCGCCAGCGGCCTGTTCAACGCCATGATCTACGGCCACTCCCAGCAGTTCTACGACAAGGACGGGGAGCTGATCCACCAGGACAACCCGGTCGTCAAGGACGCCTGGAACCTGGCCGTGGAGGCCGCCCAGGACGGGCTGACCGCCAAGCTCCGCCAGTTCCAGCCCGGCTGGGACCCCGGACTGGCCAACAGCAGTTTCGCCACCGCCGTCTGCCCGGCCTGGATGCTCGCCCACATCAGCGAGAAGGCCGGCCCGGCCAACAAGGGCAAGTGGGACGTCGCCAAGGCCCCCAAGGGCGCCAACTGGGGCGGCTCCTTCCTCGGGGTCATGGAGAACAGCCCCGTCAAGGAGGAGGCCAAGAAGCTGGTCGCCTGGCTGACCGCCCCCGAACAGCAGGAACACATCTTCAAGGAGATCGGCAACTTCCCCTCCTCCGAGGAGGCGTTGGAGTCCGACACGGTGACCGGGGCGACGTCCGAGTACTTCGGTGACGCCCCGATCGGGGAGATCTTCGGGGCCGCCGCCAAGGAGATCCCCGACGAGCAGGTGCTCGGCCCCAAGGACGGCACCATCAAGGACACCTTCTCCCAGGGGCTCCAGTTGGTGGAGCAGGGCAAGAGCCCCGAGGAGGCGTGGAACACCACGGACGAGCGCATCAGGAAGGCCGTCGACTGA
- a CDS encoding LacI family DNA-binding transcriptional regulator has translation MGATRRPTIKTVAARAGVGRTTVSRVLNGSPLVSDEARAAVQAAITELGYVPNSVARSLVTSRTDSIALVIPESESRLGSEPYFSAVIRGVSTGLAGTQIQLLLTLVRDQREMDQLTRFLTARRVDGVLLVSVHRDDPLPGLLEELDLPTVLAGRRSADEPLNHVHSDNVGGASAAVRHLLERDRRGIATITGPLDMDVGGSRLRGWREALRAAGRTVDEDLVAPADFTEEGGRSAMRALLERRPDLDAVFAASDVMAAGALAELRRHGRRVPDDVAVVGFDDSIVARHTDPPLTSVRQPVEEIGRMITELLLEEIEKPGSARHHVVLPTSLVVRDST, from the coding sequence TTGGGGGCCACTCGGCGGCCGACGATCAAGACCGTGGCGGCCCGGGCCGGCGTGGGACGCACCACCGTCTCCCGGGTCCTCAACGGCTCCCCCCTGGTGAGCGACGAGGCGAGGGCGGCGGTGCAGGCCGCGATCACCGAGCTCGGCTACGTCCCCAACTCGGTGGCGCGCAGCCTGGTCACCAGCAGGACCGACTCCATCGCCCTGGTGATACCGGAGTCGGAGAGCCGACTGGGCTCGGAACCGTACTTCTCCGCCGTGATCCGCGGGGTGAGCACCGGACTCGCGGGCACCCAGATCCAATTGCTGCTCACCCTGGTGCGCGACCAACGGGAGATGGACCAGCTCACCCGCTTCCTCACCGCCCGCCGGGTGGACGGCGTCCTGCTGGTCTCGGTGCACCGCGACGACCCCCTGCCCGGGCTGCTGGAGGAGTTGGACCTGCCGACCGTGCTGGCCGGGCGTCGCTCGGCCGACGAGCCGCTCAACCACGTGCACTCCGACAACGTCGGCGGTGCCTCCGCCGCCGTGCGCCACCTGCTGGAGCGCGACCGGAGGGGGATCGCGACCATCACCGGCCCCCTGGACATGGACGTCGGCGGCAGCCGACTGCGCGGCTGGCGGGAGGCGTTGCGCGCGGCCGGACGGACGGTGGACGAGGACCTGGTGGCGCCCGCCGACTTCACCGAGGAGGGCGGGCGCTCGGCGATGCGCGCCCTGCTGGAGCGGCGCCCCGACCTGGACGCGGTCTTCGCCGCGTCGGACGTGATGGCGGCGGGCGCGCTGGCCGAGCTGCGCCGGCACGGGCGGCGGGTCCCGGACGACGTGGCGGTGGTCGGCTTCGACGACTCGATCGTCGCCCGGCACACCGATCCGCCCCTGACGAGCGTGCGGCAACCCGTCGAGGAGATCGGTCGGATGATCACCGAACTCCTGTTGGAGGAGATCGAGAAGCCCGGAAGCGCGCGACACCACGTCGTCCTGCCGACCTCGCTGGTGGTCCGCGACTCCACCTGA
- a CDS encoding SAM-dependent methyltransferase, translated as MNQARNPLSDVVDVNVPTAARMYDYYLGGKNNYAVDREAAEELLKVVPSTQELALNNRRFLQRVVRVLARDYGMRQFIDHGSGLPTQDNVHQIAQQVDKTSRVVYVDNDPIVLAHGRALLEENENTTVIQADMCDTEGIFGHPDTVRLIDFDSPVVALFNSVLHCIPDSKDPAGLIRRVADRLAPGSFLVICQLVSEDAETRRAVTEFMDINTGGNWGRVREPREVDAYFEGLEILEPGLVEVSTWRPDSDVGPRQRSWEWKEYGGVARRP; from the coding sequence ATGAATCAGGCCAGGAATCCGCTGTCCGACGTCGTCGACGTCAACGTCCCCACAGCGGCGCGGATGTACGACTACTACCTGGGAGGCAAGAACAACTACGCCGTCGACCGCGAGGCGGCCGAAGAACTCCTGAAAGTGGTGCCCAGCACCCAGGAACTGGCCCTGAACAACCGCCGTTTCCTCCAACGCGTGGTGCGCGTCCTCGCCCGTGACTACGGCATGCGGCAGTTCATCGACCACGGCTCCGGACTGCCCACCCAGGACAACGTCCACCAGATCGCACAGCAGGTGGACAAGACCAGCCGCGTGGTCTACGTGGACAACGACCCCATCGTCCTGGCCCACGGCCGCGCCCTGCTGGAGGAGAACGAGAACACCACCGTCATCCAGGCGGACATGTGCGACACCGAGGGCATCTTCGGCCACCCCGACACCGTCCGGCTGATCGACTTCGACAGCCCCGTCGTCGCCCTGTTCAACTCGGTTCTGCACTGCATCCCCGACTCCAAGGACCCGGCCGGGCTGATACGCCGGGTCGCCGACCGGCTGGCGCCCGGCAGCTTCCTGGTGATCTGCCAACTGGTCAGCGAGGACGCCGAGACGCGGCGCGCCGTGACCGAGTTCATGGACATCAACACGGGAGGCAACTGGGGCAGGGTCAGGGAGCCCCGTGAGGTCGACGCCTACTTCGAGGGACTGGAGATCCTGGAGCCGGGGCTGGTGGAGGTCTCCACCTGGCGGCCCGACTCCGATGTCGGCCCCCGGCAGCGCTCCTGGGAGTGGAAGGAGTACGGGGGCGTCGCCCGGAGGCCCTGA
- a CDS encoding helix-turn-helix domain-containing protein has protein sequence MAAESSRPLSIRRYIEHPKGSPTVLRLVIGSQLRRLRKERGIDLEEAAKAIRGSSAKISRLERGQGACKERDVADLLTLYGVLDEEERADFLALTRQTATRGWWHRYSDVLPGWFDRHIGLEEAAAVIRVYEVQFVPGLLQTEDYARAVILLGHPRASVHENDRRVRLRMDRQELLTRPDAPRLWAVLDEAALRRPLGDTEVMRGQLRHLIDMARRPNVTLQVAPFSVGGLAAAGGPVTILRFPEPDLPDVVYLEQLTSALYLDKEEDVDHYLSIMDRLCAVAETPVSSVAFLERLLDELG, from the coding sequence ATGGCCGCCGAATCGAGCCGCCCCTTGTCGATAAGACGCTATATCGAGCATCCCAAGGGGAGTCCGACGGTCCTGCGCCTGGTGATCGGTTCCCAACTGCGGAGACTGCGCAAGGAACGCGGCATCGACCTGGAGGAGGCGGCCAAGGCGATCCGCGGCTCCAGCGCGAAGATCAGCCGCCTCGAACGGGGACAGGGCGCCTGCAAGGAACGTGACGTGGCGGACCTGCTCACGCTCTACGGAGTGCTGGACGAGGAGGAGCGGGCGGACTTCCTCGCCCTGACCCGTCAGACCGCCACCCGCGGATGGTGGCACCGGTACAGCGACGTCCTTCCGGGATGGTTCGACCGGCACATCGGCCTGGAGGAGGCCGCCGCCGTCATCCGCGTCTACGAGGTGCAGTTCGTCCCCGGCCTGCTCCAGACGGAGGACTACGCCCGTGCCGTGATCCTCCTGGGCCATCCCCGCGCCTCGGTCCACGAGAACGACCGCCGCGTGCGACTGCGCATGGACCGGCAGGAACTGCTCACCCGACCGGACGCGCCCCGGCTGTGGGCCGTGCTGGACGAGGCGGCGCTGCGCCGTCCGCTGGGCGACACCGAGGTGATGCGCGGTCAGCTCCGCCACCTGATCGACATGGCGCGGCGCCCCAACGTCACGCTCCAGGTGGCGCCGTTCAGCGTCGGCGGACTGGCCGCGGCGGGCGGCCCGGTGACGATACTGCGCTTCCCGGAACCGGACCTGCCCGACGTGGTCTACCTGGAACAGCTGACCAGCGCCCTCTACCTGGACAAAGAGGAAGACGTCGACCACTACCTGTCCATCATGGACCGGCTGTGCGCGGTCGCCGAGACCCCCGTGAGCAGCGTGGCCTTCCTGGAGAGGCTCCTGGACGAACTCGGCTGA
- a CDS encoding DUF397 domain-containing protein: MRQIVNGVRATEIEGAVWRKSRRSNPNGNCVELAPLPDGGVAVRNSRHPEGPALVYTRDEMVAFLEGAKDGDFDDMVG; the protein is encoded by the coding sequence ATGCGACAGATCGTCAACGGTGTGCGGGCCACGGAGATCGAGGGCGCGGTGTGGCGGAAGAGTCGCCGCAGCAACCCCAACGGCAACTGCGTCGAGCTGGCGCCGCTGCCGGACGGCGGGGTGGCCGTGCGCAACTCCCGCCACCCGGAGGGGCCCGCCCTCGTCTACACCCGCGACGAGATGGTCGCCTTCCTGGAGGGCGCCAAGGACGGCGACTTCGACGACATGGTCGGCTGA
- a CDS encoding GDSL-type esterase/lipase family protein: MPQHDKRALRAVLTALLLFLGLVGAGPAVATAAPAAPAADPVRIMPLGDSITGSPGCWRALLWNRLQDAGYRNIDFVGTLGPQGCGQSHDGDNEGHGGALVTNVARQNQLPAWLSATRPDIVVMHFGTNDVWSNRSPDDILAAYGTLVDQMRASNPNTKVLVAQIIPMNPDTCGECARRVVALNERIPDWARSKSTPASPVIAVDQWTGFSTASDTYDGVHPDASGDEKIAARWHPALADLLDREEPDEPGEPEEGEVACEASFRATSAWQGGYQGEVTVENTGGAPLAGWTVRISPDGGGRIVQVWNGTLEAGADGTATVRNAAWNGTVPVGGSASFGFVASGGTASATVDCAAATG; the protein is encoded by the coding sequence ATGCCCCAGCACGACAAACGCGCCCTACGGGCGGTGCTGACCGCCCTGCTGTTGTTCCTCGGTCTGGTCGGCGCGGGCCCGGCCGTCGCGACCGCCGCCCCGGCGGCCCCGGCCGCCGATCCGGTGCGGATCATGCCGCTGGGCGACTCCATCACCGGCTCGCCGGGATGCTGGCGGGCGTTGCTGTGGAACCGGCTCCAGGACGCCGGATACAGGAACATCGACTTCGTCGGAACGCTCGGCCCCCAGGGGTGCGGACAGTCGCACGACGGCGACAACGAGGGCCACGGCGGTGCGCTGGTGACCAACGTGGCCCGCCAGAACCAGTTGCCCGCCTGGCTCTCCGCCACCCGGCCGGACATCGTTGTCATGCACTTCGGCACCAACGACGTCTGGAGCAACCGCTCCCCGGACGACATCCTCGCCGCCTACGGCACCCTGGTGGACCAGATGCGGGCGAGCAACCCGAACACCAAGGTGCTCGTCGCGCAGATCATCCCGATGAACCCCGACACCTGCGGCGAGTGCGCCCGGCGCGTCGTGGCCCTCAACGAGCGGATCCCGGACTGGGCCCGGTCGAAGAGCACCCCTGCCTCGCCGGTGATCGCGGTCGACCAGTGGACCGGTTTCAGCACCGCGAGCGACACCTACGACGGGGTCCATCCCGACGCCTCCGGCGACGAGAAGATCGCCGCCCGCTGGCACCCCGCCCTGGCCGACCTGTTGGACCGGGAGGAGCCCGACGAGCCGGGGGAGCCGGAGGAGGGCGAGGTCGCCTGCGAGGCCTCGTTCCGGGCGACCTCCGCCTGGCAGGGCGGCTACCAGGGCGAGGTGACGGTCGAGAACACCGGAGGCGCGCCGCTGGCGGGCTGGACGGTCCGGATCTCCCCGGACGGCGGCGGACGGATCGTCCAGGTCTGGAACGGCACCCTCGAGGCGGGCGCGGACGGCACCGCCACGGTGCGCAACGCCGCCTGGAACGGAACCGTCCCGGTCGGCGGGAGCGCCTCCTTCGGGTTCGTCGCCTCCGGTGGGACCGCGTCGGCGACCGTCGACTGCGCCGCCGCCACGGGCTGA
- a CDS encoding substrate-binding domain-containing protein: MRTSLKDVAARAGVSVRTVSNVVNGSASVSERTRERVQRALDELGYRPNLAARSLRAGRTGLVGLVIPELHSPYFGELAGLVVEAAQRRSWTVIIDQTHGRADEERRLLEGTHAPIVDGLIISPWALGAEELAERAGATPMVLLGERDPGRLADHVAVDNVLAADEATRHLLDAGRRRIAAVGPQPGLRNGTAEQRLAGYRRALRRAGVTPDPALEVPVPTLHRAAGARAMARLLDGGGPVPDAVFAFSDELALGVLLVARERGIGVPEDLAVVGFDDIEDGRYANPSLTTVSPDKAQIAERALQCLADRVYSPGAAVPPQRITVPHRLVARESTGHARSPEGTGSADRVGGARSGGV; this comes from the coding sequence GTGAGAACCAGCCTCAAGGATGTCGCCGCCCGCGCGGGAGTGTCCGTGCGCACCGTGTCGAACGTCGTCAACGGCTCGGCCTCCGTGTCCGAGAGGACCCGCGAGCGCGTCCAGCGGGCCCTGGACGAGTTGGGCTACCGCCCCAACCTGGCGGCCCGCAGCCTGCGGGCCGGACGCACGGGCCTGGTCGGGCTGGTGATCCCCGAGCTCCACTCGCCCTACTTCGGGGAGTTGGCGGGGCTGGTGGTGGAGGCCGCGCAGCGCCGTTCGTGGACGGTCATCATCGACCAGACGCACGGGCGCGCCGACGAGGAGCGCCGCCTGCTGGAGGGCACCCACGCCCCGATCGTCGACGGCCTGATCATCAGCCCCTGGGCCCTGGGCGCCGAGGAGTTGGCCGAGCGGGCGGGCGCCACTCCGATGGTGTTGCTCGGGGAGCGGGACCCGGGACGGTTGGCGGACCACGTGGCCGTCGACAACGTCCTGGCGGCCGACGAGGCGACCCGTCACCTGCTGGACGCGGGGCGGCGTCGGATCGCGGCGGTCGGGCCGCAGCCGGGGCTGCGCAACGGAACCGCCGAACAGCGCCTGGCCGGCTACCGCCGCGCGTTGCGGAGGGCCGGTGTGACCCCCGATCCCGCCCTGGAGGTCCCCGTGCCCACGCTGCACCGCGCCGCCGGCGCCCGGGCGATGGCGCGGTTGCTCGACGGCGGCGGGCCGGTGCCCGACGCGGTCTTCGCCTTCAGCGACGAACTCGCCCTCGGGGTCCTGCTCGTGGCGCGGGAGCGGGGCATAGGGGTTCCCGAGGACCTCGCCGTGGTCGGCTTCGACGACATCGAGGACGGCCGCTACGCCAACCCGTCGCTGACCACCGTCAGTCCGGACAAGGCGCAGATCGCCGAACGCGCTCTGCAGTGCCTGGCCGACCGCGTCTACAGTCCCGGTGCCGCGGTGCCGCCGCAGCGCATCACCGTTCCGCACCGTCTGGTGGCCCGGGAGAGCACCGGCCACGCGCGGTCCCCCGAGGGGACGGGCTCCGCGGACCGGGTGGGCGGGGCGCGCTCCGGAGGCGTGTGA
- a CDS encoding phytanoyl-CoA dioxygenase family protein, with product MTAGTDHTQPVGDLDTDVSADVEALYRDGITARRGAFAPEWADRLGEDVAAAFEEALSRPGGAVGRGPHRYYVEIHPEQIRDFVGLVDHPWVRSVCAAVLGPDYRIVELGFDVPLEGAVNQPWHRDFPMPEETRSERRLTSLAFNVTTVDTEEDMGPFEIAPGTQWDDDPSFEHGMFPPKSAYPRYEELAVRKYPRRGDISARSALTIHRGTANLSAKSRPVLVLGVDGPEANNDERHDMAVTRAYWESLPQRVRDHLACPVVEELTPITQKHTIEGLVMGDA from the coding sequence ATGACGGCAGGGACAGACCACACACAGCCGGTCGGCGACCTTGACACGGACGTGTCCGCGGACGTCGAGGCCCTCTACCGGGACGGCATCACCGCACGCAGGGGCGCCTTCGCGCCCGAATGGGCCGACCGGCTCGGCGAGGACGTCGCCGCCGCCTTCGAGGAGGCCCTCAGCCGCCCCGGGGGCGCGGTCGGCCGCGGTCCCCACCGCTACTACGTGGAGATCCACCCCGAGCAGATCCGCGACTTCGTCGGCCTGGTCGACCACCCCTGGGTGCGCTCGGTGTGCGCGGCGGTCCTGGGCCCCGACTACCGGATCGTCGAACTCGGCTTCGACGTGCCGCTGGAGGGCGCCGTCAACCAGCCCTGGCACCGGGACTTCCCGATGCCCGAGGAGACCCGCTCCGAACGGCGTCTGACCTCCCTCGCCTTCAACGTCACCACGGTCGACACCGAGGAGGACATGGGCCCGTTCGAGATCGCCCCCGGCACGCAGTGGGACGACGACCCCTCCTTCGAGCACGGCATGTTCCCGCCGAAGTCGGCCTACCCGCGCTACGAGGAGCTGGCGGTGCGCAAGTACCCCCGGCGCGGCGACATCTCGGCCCGCTCGGCCCTGACGATCCACCGGGGAACGGCGAACCTGTCGGCCAAGTCCCGGCCGGTCCTGGTGCTCGGCGTCGACGGCCCGGAGGCGAACAACGACGAACGGCACGACATGGCCGTCACCCGGGCCTACTGGGAGTCGCTGCCCCAGCGCGTGCGGGACCACCTGGCCTGCCCCGTGGTGGAGGAGTTGACCCCCATCACGCAGAAGCACACCATCGAGGGTCTGGTCATGGGCGATGCCTGA
- a CDS encoding sugar porter family MFS transporter → MPEATTDARARGAGAATAGDPGGGAGPPAGGGRRPLLVYAVATVSALGGLLFGYDTGIISGALLYLREDFQLSSREQEIVVSVILVGAMVGALLAGRLSQRYGRRKVVMAVAVVFGVGAVAAAAAPDTLTLILARFVLGLAVGGASNMVPVYIAEMAPPEIRGRLMVLFQLMVAIGQLVSYLCGWALAGSGGWRTMFGLAVIPAVVLVFGMAMLPESPRWLVEHGHRERARSVLERLRRPGEDVDAEIEDIAAVSRGEGRGGWRELRRPWVRPALVVAIGIAAFSQLTGINAIVYYAPTVLADAGFGDSVALLTGIGIGVMLVVAGVAGAILVDKAGRRRTMLWFLPGSGLAMAVLAAAFLGGDGSALQRWTVILSLFAYILFNGIGMQAVVWLIGPEVLPLAVRGPATSLATLSVWGFDLLIAVTALTAINSIGRSGTFFLYALMNVACIVFVVRKVPETRGRSLEEIERSLAGPGARTAATR, encoded by the coding sequence ATGCCTGAGGCGACGACCGACGCGCGGGCCCGGGGCGCGGGAGCCGCGACCGCGGGCGACCCCGGAGGAGGCGCGGGCCCGCCGGCCGGCGGGGGACGACGCCCCCTGCTGGTCTACGCCGTCGCGACCGTCTCCGCGCTCGGCGGGCTGTTGTTCGGGTACGACACCGGCATCATCTCCGGCGCCCTGCTGTACCTGCGGGAGGACTTCCAGCTCTCCTCCCGGGAGCAGGAGATCGTGGTCAGCGTCATCCTCGTGGGCGCCATGGTCGGCGCCCTGCTCGCGGGGAGGCTGTCGCAGCGGTACGGCCGCCGCAAGGTGGTGATGGCCGTCGCCGTGGTCTTCGGGGTCGGTGCCGTGGCCGCCGCCGCGGCGCCCGACACGCTCACCCTGATCCTCGCACGCTTCGTGCTGGGGCTGGCCGTGGGCGGTGCGTCGAACATGGTGCCCGTCTACATCGCCGAGATGGCGCCCCCGGAGATCCGGGGGCGGTTGATGGTCCTGTTCCAGCTCATGGTCGCGATCGGTCAGCTCGTCTCGTACCTGTGCGGGTGGGCCCTGGCGGGCAGCGGCGGCTGGCGGACGATGTTCGGGCTGGCCGTCATCCCGGCCGTCGTCCTGGTCTTCGGCATGGCGATGCTGCCCGAGAGCCCCCGCTGGCTGGTCGAGCACGGGCACCGGGAGAGGGCGCGCTCCGTCCTGGAGCGGCTGCGGAGGCCCGGCGAGGACGTCGACGCCGAAATCGAGGACATCGCGGCGGTCAGCCGCGGCGAGGGCCGCGGCGGCTGGCGGGAACTGCGCCGGCCGTGGGTGCGCCCGGCGCTGGTCGTCGCGATCGGCATCGCGGCGTTCTCCCAACTGACGGGCATCAACGCGATCGTCTACTACGCCCCGACCGTCCTGGCGGACGCGGGCTTCGGCGACTCGGTGGCGCTGCTGACCGGCATCGGCATCGGGGTGATGCTGGTCGTCGCCGGTGTCGCGGGGGCGATCCTGGTCGACAAGGCGGGCCGGCGCCGCACGATGCTGTGGTTCCTGCCCGGCTCCGGGTTGGCGATGGCCGTCCTCGCCGCCGCCTTCCTCGGCGGTGACGGCTCGGCCCTCCAGCGCTGGACCGTGATCCTCTCCCTGTTCGCCTACATCCTCTTCAACGGCATCGGGATGCAGGCGGTGGTCTGGCTCATCGGTCCGGAGGTCCTCCCCCTGGCCGTGCGGGGCCCGGCGACGAGCCTGGCGACGCTCTCGGTGTGGGGCTTCGACCTGTTGATCGCGGTCACCGCGCTGACCGCCATCAACAGCATCGGACGCAGCGGCACGTTCTTCCTCTACGCGCTGATGAACGTGGCCTGCATCGTCTTCGTGGTGCGCAAGGTGCCCGAGACCCGGGGCCGGAGCCTGGAGGAGATCGAGCGGTCGCTCGCGGGCCCCGGAGCCCGGACGGCCGCCACGCGCTGA
- a CDS encoding ATP-binding SpoIIE family protein phosphatase, producing MATNDSGDGRQRHRWNPRPPGRLRRAAALLRRSRFSRDRLAWLNRASTVIGTTLDLERTAQELADFTVPRLADGAAVDLLESVLRGEGGARWAGTGAPVTRAVAVSSVPELENLEPDEPGELSVHPRTLITVHCLRAREPVLLGRMRRDDYARVAPTAGAAEAMRRAGVHSYMAVPLVARGVLLGVADFVRGPGSPPFTRSDVELATELASKAAVFIDNARLYGREREHVLSLQRSLLPRATPDTPGLDVFTHYTPSPDPSGVGGDWFDVVALPGGRTALVVGDVMGHGVAAAATMGRLRTVSRTLLALDTAPDRVLARLDLAARDLEDDPVATCLCAVYDPATASCTLAGAGHMPPLLVDTAGEVSRVEVPAGAPLGAGVIPYDPVTVPVAAGQRLVLYTDGLVKTRGGDIEAQVRRLAEAAPAMVERLSASHEPAGIPLGDADRIDESVLLVAAGEELPEGTDLCVWSLPPDGTAAAAARSLVTERLGRWDLAELADVAELIVSELVGNALRYGGGPGQLRLMRGDRLTLEVSDTGPDLPQIQHARLSDEGGRGLQLVNMLSRRWGSCRTPDGKVVWAEQDIPRALS from the coding sequence GTGGCAACGAACGACAGCGGCGACGGTCGGCAGAGGCACCGGTGGAACCCCCGGCCCCCCGGGAGACTGCGCCGTGCGGCCGCGCTCCTGCGCCGCTCGCGCTTCTCCCGGGACCGCCTGGCGTGGCTCAACCGGGCGAGCACCGTGATCGGCACCACGCTCGATCTGGAGAGGACCGCGCAGGAGCTGGCCGACTTCACCGTCCCCCGACTGGCGGACGGCGCGGCCGTCGACCTGCTGGAGTCCGTGCTGCGCGGCGAGGGAGGCGCCCGGTGGGCGGGCACCGGGGCGCCCGTCACCCGCGCCGTCGCGGTCTCCTCCGTGCCCGAGCTGGAGAACCTGGAGCCGGACGAGCCCGGCGAACTCTCCGTCCATCCCCGGACCCTGATCACCGTCCACTGCCTGCGGGCCCGGGAACCGGTGCTCCTCGGCCGGATGAGGCGCGACGACTACGCGCGGGTGGCCCCGACCGCCGGCGCGGCGGAGGCGATGCGCCGGGCGGGGGTGCACAGCTACATGGCCGTGCCGCTGGTCGCCCGCGGCGTCCTGCTCGGGGTCGCCGACTTCGTCCGCGGCCCCGGGAGCCCCCCGTTCACCCGCTCCGACGTCGAGTTGGCCACGGAACTCGCCTCCAAGGCGGCCGTCTTCATCGACAACGCCCGCCTCTACGGGCGCGAGCGCGAACACGTCCTGTCCCTCCAGCGCAGCCTGCTGCCCCGGGCCACGCCCGACACGCCCGGACTGGACGTCTTCACCCACTACACGCCCAGCCCCGACCCGAGCGGGGTGGGGGGCGACTGGTTCGACGTGGTGGCCCTTCCCGGCGGCCGGACGGCCCTCGTGGTGGGGGACGTCATGGGCCACGGGGTGGCCGCCGCCGCGACCATGGGGCGGCTGCGCACGGTCAGCCGGACGCTGCTGGCCCTGGACACCGCTCCCGACCGTGTACTGGCCCGGCTGGACCTGGCCGCCCGCGACCTGGAGGACGACCCGGTCGCCACCTGTCTGTGCGCCGTCTACGACCCGGCCACCGCGAGCTGCACCCTGGCCGGTGCCGGACACATGCCGCCCCTGCTGGTGGACACCGCCGGCGAGGTCTCCCGCGTCGAGGTGCCCGCCGGGGCGCCCCTGGGCGCCGGGGTGATCCCCTACGACCCCGTCACCGTGCCGGTGGCGGCCGGGCAGCGACTCGTGCTGTACACCGACGGCCTGGTCAAGACGCGCGGCGGTGACATCGAGGCGCAGGTGCGGCGGCTGGCCGAGGCCGCCCCGGCGATGGTGGAGCGCCTGTCGGCCTCCCACGAGCCGGCGGGGATCCCGTTGGGGGACGCGGACCGCATCGACGAGTCCGTCCTGCTGGTGGCCGCCGGTGAGGAGCTGCCGGAGGGCACCGACCTGTGCGTGTGGTCCCTGCCGCCGGACGGGACCGCCGCGGCCGCCGCGCGCTCCCTGGTCACCGAACGGCTCGGCCGCTGGGACCTGGCGGAACTGGCCGACGTCGCCGAGCTGATCGTCAGCGAACTGGTCGGCAACGCGCTGCGGTACGGCGGCGGCCCCGGACAGCTGCGGCTGATGCGGGGCGACCGGCTCACACTGGAGGTGTCCGACACCGGCCCCGACCTGCCGCAGATCCAGCACGCGCGGCTCAGTGACGAGGGCGGCCGGGGGCTGCAGTTGGTCAACATGCTCAGCCGCCGGTGGGGGTCGTGCCGGACGCCCGACGGCAAGGTGGTCTGGGCCGAGCAGGACATTCCCCGGGCGCTCTCCTGA